The uncultured Hyphomonas sp. genome includes a window with the following:
- a CDS encoding acyltransferase translates to MKLQSIQALRGLAALLVAFAHLHILELKSIADNGLSEQAWTGGLLLNGYAGVDLFFVISGFIMVFVTRNTGSGPRQAADFLFARVTRIYPVWWAFAGCMTIYVLTAHGFSGQSPAWLKATNGQPMIPYLVKSFLLIPQPAFPILNVGWTLVHEVYFYFVFTLFLLLPRRLLPFLLAAWATIVITGTVTGYSHPAATTWISLALHPMTLEFILGAATGLAVTNGLIWRSGVLTLVATLWLFVALCYHGEQTPAHIHWGRVLWYGLPAALMVYAIAGLDIRHRHAWLFPALIGGLVTLALYQMTGLDKDSADIARRDATLLSVTVGGIAMLIVIWFGWLLGQGAPDLLSRIRSFLKRLLAAAVKLGDWSFSLYLCHLIVLSALRRSFEVLGRADSLAPFFRLGHPGALDNVLFAVIGMVLTITASWLSYRMYEHPLTILFGRLRKVLFRREPPETAPA, encoded by the coding sequence ATGAAATTGCAGTCCATTCAGGCGCTTCGGGGCCTCGCGGCGCTGCTGGTCGCCTTCGCTCACCTTCACATACTCGAACTGAAATCCATCGCCGACAACGGCCTGTCCGAGCAAGCGTGGACCGGAGGGCTGCTTCTCAATGGCTATGCCGGCGTTGACCTGTTCTTTGTTATCTCCGGCTTCATTATGGTTTTCGTCACGCGAAATACCGGATCTGGTCCCAGACAGGCGGCCGACTTCCTGTTTGCACGTGTTACGCGAATCTATCCGGTCTGGTGGGCATTCGCAGGGTGCATGACGATCTATGTGCTCACCGCACATGGCTTCTCGGGGCAAAGCCCTGCCTGGCTCAAGGCGACAAACGGCCAGCCAATGATTCCCTATCTGGTGAAATCCTTTCTCCTGATCCCGCAGCCTGCCTTCCCGATTCTGAATGTCGGCTGGACTCTCGTACACGAGGTGTACTTCTATTTTGTCTTCACCTTGTTCCTGCTGTTGCCGCGCAGGCTGCTTCCGTTCTTGCTGGCTGCCTGGGCAACAATCGTAATCACAGGAACCGTGACGGGATATTCCCACCCCGCCGCGACGACATGGATCTCGCTGGCCCTGCACCCGATGACTCTGGAATTTATCCTCGGCGCGGCCACAGGACTCGCTGTAACAAACGGCCTGATCTGGCGCAGCGGCGTACTGACCCTTGTGGCAACTCTCTGGCTGTTTGTGGCTTTATGTTATCATGGCGAGCAAACGCCTGCCCACATACATTGGGGCCGCGTGCTCTGGTATGGCCTCCCGGCCGCGTTGATGGTTTACGCGATCGCAGGCTTGGACATCCGCCACCGCCATGCATGGTTATTCCCTGCCCTCATTGGTGGCCTGGTGACGCTCGCACTTTACCAGATGACCGGGCTGGACAAGGACAGCGCTGACATTGCCCGGCGCGATGCAACCTTACTGTCCGTAACAGTCGGGGGCATTGCGATGCTTATCGTAATCTGGTTCGGCTGGCTGTTGGGGCAAGGTGCTCCCGACCTTCTTTCCCGGATACGGTCATTCCTGAAACGATTACTTGCAGCCGCTGTGAAGCTTGGAGACTGGTCGTTCTCGCTCTACCTCTGCCACCTGATCGTCCTGAGTGCCCTGCGCCGCTCTTTCGAGGTTCTCGGCCGGGCTGACAGTCTGGCACCATTCTTCCGACTGGGACATCCTGGCGCGCTTGATAACGTCCTCTTTGCCGTCATCGGGATGGTTCTGACCATCACAGCATCCTGGCTCAGCTACCGGATGTACGAACACCCACTGACCATCCTGTTCGGGCGCCTGCGGAAAGTCCTGTTCCGCCGGGAACCGCCTGAGACGGCCCCGGCCTGA
- a CDS encoding amidohydrolase yields the protein MIRRNWAALAAAAIFLAACGGSGDNGEPAIKPFTPNEPFDPDPYPSTYKAFPNAPVLITNATILDGEGAKIEDGSLLLQDGKISAIGADLEAPEGAVVIDASGRWVTPGIIDNHSHLGAYPSPSVSAHQDGNEISGPVTAEVWVEHGIWPQDPGFDRALAGGVTSLQVLPGSANLFGGRGITLKNVPARTVQGMKFPAAPYTLKMACGENPKRVYGYGNGSIPGGAPFSRMGNMAGYRAAWIKAAEYKRKWDKYSAEGGEMPGRDLELDTLAGVLAGEILVHMHCYRADEMAQIMDLSKEFGYKVTAFHHAVESYKIADKLADYGACSSMWADWWGFKMEAYDGIPENIPMVHNAGACAIVHSDSDIGIQRLNQEAAKAWADGKKVGIDIPIEEAWEWLSLNPAKSLGIDARTGSLKPGKMADVVIWSGNPFSVYTKADQVYIDGALMYDRTDNAARPVRDFELGQPGEGDMK from the coding sequence ATGATCAGACGGAACTGGGCTGCGCTTGCTGCTGCGGCCATATTTCTTGCCGCATGCGGCGGTAGCGGTGACAATGGCGAACCGGCAATCAAGCCATTTACGCCAAATGAACCGTTCGATCCGGATCCCTATCCATCGACCTACAAGGCGTTTCCCAATGCGCCTGTGCTGATCACGAACGCCACCATCCTGGATGGGGAAGGCGCGAAGATCGAGGATGGTAGCCTCCTCCTTCAGGACGGTAAGATTTCTGCTATCGGCGCAGACCTTGAAGCACCTGAAGGCGCGGTGGTCATTGATGCGTCCGGCCGTTGGGTCACCCCGGGGATCATCGACAATCACAGCCACCTCGGCGCCTATCCGTCTCCTTCGGTTTCGGCTCATCAGGACGGCAACGAGATTTCCGGTCCGGTGACTGCTGAAGTCTGGGTTGAGCATGGCATCTGGCCGCAGGATCCGGGGTTTGACCGGGCGCTGGCAGGCGGCGTCACCTCGCTGCAGGTTCTTCCGGGCAGCGCCAACCTGTTTGGCGGCCGTGGCATCACGCTGAAGAATGTCCCGGCGCGTACCGTGCAGGGCATGAAATTCCCTGCCGCCCCTTACACGCTGAAAATGGCCTGCGGGGAAAACCCGAAACGGGTCTACGGGTATGGCAATGGCAGCATTCCGGGCGGGGCACCGTTTTCCCGCATGGGTAATATGGCCGGGTACCGGGCGGCCTGGATCAAGGCCGCCGAGTACAAGCGCAAGTGGGACAAGTACTCTGCCGAAGGCGGAGAGATGCCGGGCCGGGACCTCGAACTGGATACGCTGGCCGGTGTTCTGGCAGGCGAAATCCTGGTCCACATGCATTGCTACCGCGCCGACGAGATGGCGCAGATCATGGATCTGTCGAAGGAGTTTGGCTACAAGGTCACCGCCTTCCACCATGCTGTCGAGAGCTACAAGATCGCTGACAAGCTGGCGGACTATGGGGCCTGTTCCTCCATGTGGGCAGACTGGTGGGGCTTCAAGATGGAAGCCTATGACGGCATCCCGGAAAATATTCCCATGGTCCACAATGCCGGCGCCTGCGCGATTGTGCATTCCGACAGCGACATCGGTATTCAGCGCCTCAATCAGGAAGCCGCCAAGGCGTGGGCCGACGGCAAAAAGGTGGGCATAGACATACCCATCGAAGAGGCCTGGGAATGGCTGTCGCTGAACCCGGCCAAGTCGCTCGGTATCGATGCGCGCACTGGCTCCCTTAAGCCGGGAAAAATGGCCGATGTGGTCATCTGGTCCGGCAATCCGTTCAGCGTCTACACCAAGGCCGATCAGGTCTATATCGATGGTGCGTTGATGTATGACCGCACTGACAATGCCGCGCGTCCCGTGCGGGATTTCGAACTCGGCCAGCCTGGCGAAGGAGACATGAAATGA
- a CDS encoding amidohydrolase family protein, which yields MIRNLMAGAAIAAVAAFGASADTYVIEGKKVWTGTDAGTIENGIVVIRNGTIMAVGPSTMAKPEGAEVISAEWVTPGLISAFSRTGIIEVDAEDSTNDAVAAMSGFSASLNAADGFNPDDTAVDVSRIGGVTRVAVAPQPSTNLFAGQGFIADTSGAQDTDLEGKAFTFITLGEGGAGLAGGSRPAAWAQLRAAFDDARAYPARYLAGGEGDVLSRRDAEALAPAARGRQLILIDARSATDLNAVMDLAESNRNLKFAILGADEGWRVADRLAELNIPVIVDGFANLPASFSQLAATQENAARLDAAGVPVAIVNLDDSTHLARLMTQIAGNAVANGMDWDDAMKALTVTPAEIYGLSGYGILAPGVHADVVAWDGDPLEVTTNADAVFIDGEPQEMRSRQTELRDRYLTLDKEDRPYAYVKP from the coding sequence ATGATCCGCAACCTGATGGCAGGTGCGGCAATCGCCGCTGTAGCAGCGTTTGGCGCTTCGGCAGATACCTATGTGATCGAAGGCAAGAAAGTCTGGACGGGCACCGATGCCGGTACAATCGAGAACGGGATCGTTGTCATTCGCAACGGCACGATCATGGCAGTCGGTCCGTCGACGATGGCCAAGCCTGAAGGCGCTGAGGTGATCAGCGCGGAATGGGTAACCCCCGGACTGATCTCGGCCTTTTCAAGAACCGGCATTATCGAAGTGGACGCCGAGGATTCGACCAATGACGCCGTGGCGGCCATGTCCGGTTTTTCTGCATCTCTGAATGCCGCGGATGGTTTCAATCCGGATGACACGGCGGTGGATGTCAGCCGCATCGGCGGGGTGACGCGTGTGGCAGTTGCGCCGCAGCCATCGACAAACCTGTTTGCGGGTCAGGGCTTCATTGCGGACACAAGTGGTGCTCAGGATACAGACCTGGAAGGAAAAGCTTTCACTTTCATCACGCTCGGTGAAGGCGGGGCAGGGTTGGCAGGCGGCTCGCGCCCGGCGGCCTGGGCGCAACTGCGGGCTGCCTTCGATGATGCCCGGGCCTATCCGGCGCGCTATCTTGCAGGCGGGGAAGGCGATGTCCTCTCACGCCGCGATGCTGAGGCGCTTGCTCCGGCAGCACGCGGGCGTCAGCTGATTCTGATCGATGCCCGCAGCGCCACGGACCTGAACGCCGTGATGGACCTCGCAGAATCAAACCGGAATTTGAAGTTCGCGATCCTGGGGGCGGACGAAGGCTGGCGTGTCGCAGATCGACTCGCCGAGCTCAACATTCCCGTTATTGTCGACGGCTTTGCCAACCTTCCAGCCAGCTTCTCGCAGCTTGCCGCAACGCAGGAAAATGCAGCCCGTCTCGATGCAGCGGGCGTTCCGGTTGCGATCGTCAATCTTGATGACTCCACACATCTGGCCCGTCTCATGACACAGATTGCCGGCAATGCGGTGGCGAATGGCATGGACTGGGACGATGCCATGAAGGCGCTCACCGTGACACCGGCAGAGATCTACGGTCTGTCCGGCTACGGCATTCTTGCGCCAGGCGTACATGCCGATGTCGTGGCGTGGGATGGCGACCCTCTGGAAGTCACCACCAATGCCGACGCTGTGTTCATTGATGGTGAGCCGCAGGAAATGCGTTCACGGCAGACGGAACTGCGTGACCGGTATCTGACGCTCGACAAGGAAGACCGCCCCTACGCCTATGTGAAGCCGTAA
- the gcvPA gene encoding aminomethyl-transferring glycine dehydrogenase subunit GcvPA produces MRYLPLTADDRTDMLKTIGAKSVDDFYADVPESARLHGTVDGLPDHQGELAVERHMSKLAAKNRAASSGPFFVGAGAYKHHVPASVDMVIQRSEFLTTYTPYQPEIAQGTLQTLFEFQTQVAALTAMDVANASMYDGSTACAEAAVMATRATRRKKVILSGGLHPHYAAATKMLCEAQGIEVVQLEHAIDGELALADAVDDQTACVIGQSPNTFGTVTDLSPVAEAAHGKGALLVSVFTEAVSLGLVTPPGEMGADIAVGEGQSIGNGLNFGGPYVGLFACTQKLVRQMPGRLCGETTDADGKRGFVLTLSTREQHIRRDKATSNICTNSGLCTLAFTAHMTLLGGKGLEQLAVLNHEAACDLADALSEVEGVEILTPRFFNEFAFRMPVNAEAVLAMLDEAGIVGGVRASRLFPGDHLGDVILCAATECTTPEDIAAYAAALKEII; encoded by the coding sequence ATGCGATACCTCCCCCTGACAGCGGACGACCGCACAGACATGCTGAAAACGATCGGCGCGAAGTCGGTCGATGATTTTTATGCGGATGTTCCCGAGAGTGCCCGCCTGCACGGCACGGTGGACGGCCTGCCGGACCATCAGGGGGAACTCGCCGTCGAGCGGCACATGTCGAAGCTTGCCGCGAAGAACCGCGCGGCTTCGTCCGGCCCGTTCTTCGTCGGCGCCGGAGCTTACAAGCACCATGTGCCAGCCAGCGTGGATATGGTCATCCAGCGTTCCGAATTCCTGACGACCTATACGCCTTACCAGCCGGAGATCGCGCAGGGCACGCTGCAGACCCTGTTCGAATTCCAGACCCAGGTCGCGGCTCTCACCGCAATGGATGTTGCCAACGCCTCCATGTATGACGGCTCGACCGCCTGCGCCGAAGCGGCTGTGATGGCGACGCGGGCGACGCGCCGCAAGAAGGTGATCCTCTCCGGCGGCCTGCACCCGCACTATGCCGCGGCCACGAAAATGCTGTGCGAGGCGCAGGGCATTGAGGTCGTGCAGCTGGAGCATGCCATCGACGGCGAACTGGCACTGGCCGATGCTGTGGACGATCAGACGGCCTGCGTGATCGGCCAGTCGCCGAATACGTTCGGCACCGTGACAGACCTCTCGCCGGTGGCCGAAGCGGCGCATGGCAAGGGCGCGCTGCTCGTGTCGGTGTTCACCGAAGCGGTCTCGCTTGGCCTCGTCACGCCGCCCGGTGAAATGGGAGCGGACATCGCCGTCGGCGAAGGCCAGTCCATCGGCAACGGCCTGAACTTTGGCGGGCCTTATGTTGGCCTCTTCGCCTGTACGCAGAAACTTGTGCGCCAGATGCCGGGGCGGCTTTGCGGGGAGACGACCGACGCCGATGGCAAGCGCGGCTTCGTGCTGACGCTTTCGACGCGCGAGCAGCATATCCGCCGCGACAAGGCGACGTCGAACATCTGCACCAATTCCGGGCTTTGCACGCTGGCATTCACCGCGCACATGACGCTGCTGGGCGGAAAGGGGCTGGAGCAACTGGCCGTGCTGAACCATGAGGCCGCCTGCGATCTGGCGGACGCGCTCAGCGAAGTGGAAGGCGTCGAGATCCTCACGCCGCGTTTCTTCAACGAGTTCGCATTCCGCATGCCCGTGAATGCCGAAGCGGTCCTCGCCATGCTGGACGAAGCCGGCATTGTCGGCGGCGTCCGGGCTAGCCGCCTGTTCCCGGGCGACCATCTGGGCGACGTCATCCTCTGCGCCGCCACCGAGTGCACCACGCCGGAAGACATCGCCGCTTACGCCGCCGCCCTGAAGGAGATCATCTGA
- a CDS encoding peptidoglycan-binding protein, producing the protein MSQSGTGAAKGIDQRAREAAREAARSEGLTLGEYLDRLMKAPTGGPQPNEVPAPSDAHRPRPDSKDELLERLTRRIEATEARSAMAITSMDHTIHDLVGRLEDTQQTTAAIAGHVEGVIDQLRETHDALKQKVRRLEEDDSQQENLEALKALESALGKLASHVYEENELAEQETQAIKGRVESGFMDIIERVESMETRVESSRTETAEQIKQGVEQAALHAAGVARQVSERVDGLETEVHERLAALSDREERLEATETRVEAIETDVSSALDSLDMRFDQIQNRLTRAETTTDSALKNLESTMSGLDERIGDVASKMDPDLADRLRSEFESRLEDMMSSVRETVDSVRQELAEEIARTATNADEEAIAEMKDTLGGMQERLEASEERQAGAIEKVSEQVGALNDTFDTRLREVEERSDAAAGEAVREEIERLGKTVSDRIDELAEDLTQRVNDSESRSAEAIEQIGDQVAAATNRLQTRQNEAIKTLAEQVDENRRKADERLSDALAGVTERLEQMQSQANESLSPVQKAIAMLASRLDSLEDDTQSTGGPVDLDAVPASLANVDDDPLSDSQFEAFEDAENLDTFEDFDTFNAFADLETADEPDADVAPVVTLPEAAEAAPDAQPAAEPPSDTSEDAMGVAFEDDAEYSLPTEEEDDAETFEAGIESWNAEPEQDVQHETADSFDDDFDAIRAAVEGLSFATQEAEAKPEATAAADEAGTDEAGFEDELDLLAEEGDDDFIDPLEALAGLEDLDEAHTEARESDIFDDEEFEALDLPSADAPELEPVAAADAETEVEDDKELDADTADYLTRARKAAMAASFGKSNMQTVGASGRPVVRMTSGGGVSRMPLIAAASAVAVAGVAAGGYLYIRGKQDAPVQAAPASTYVDPGATEIAEPASDMTAPVAPVDEASVTDMEEDLFGEPDTPAGPAQYAPVPPVVTVQASAAAGNYIAQYQLAQEKLTAGDYADGAALMRKAAQKGLPIAQYALAKLHERGTGVPKDLSLAREWTEKAAMGGNVKAMHDLAVFMAEGEGGEQTYAGAVEWFRKGAEYGVVDSQYNLGVLYQQGLGISPNLTESLFWFDVANRNGDGGAPAKIAQLMERVSPEAAAQARSRAASWQPATANAIANGRFGAQPWNLGNPLQIQAIQKALNALGYAAGTPDGIMGNGTATAIREYQISNNLPVTGTVTEDLIDTLNAGATAS; encoded by the coding sequence CATGGCCATTACCAGCATGGATCACACGATCCACGATCTGGTCGGCCGGTTGGAAGACACCCAGCAAACCACCGCGGCAATTGCGGGTCATGTCGAAGGTGTGATCGACCAGCTGCGGGAAACTCATGACGCCCTGAAACAAAAGGTGCGCCGGCTGGAAGAAGACGACTCCCAGCAGGAAAATCTGGAAGCACTCAAGGCGCTTGAAAGTGCGCTCGGCAAACTCGCCAGCCATGTGTACGAAGAAAACGAGCTGGCAGAGCAGGAAACGCAGGCCATCAAAGGCCGTGTCGAATCCGGCTTCATGGACATCATCGAACGTGTCGAATCCATGGAGACGCGCGTTGAGAGCAGCCGGACGGAAACCGCCGAACAGATCAAACAGGGCGTGGAGCAAGCCGCCCTCCACGCTGCCGGGGTCGCGCGCCAGGTTTCTGAACGTGTGGATGGGCTCGAAACCGAGGTGCACGAGCGCCTCGCTGCGCTGAGCGACCGCGAAGAGCGCCTAGAAGCGACCGAAACGCGCGTGGAAGCTATCGAAACAGACGTATCGAGCGCGCTCGACTCGCTCGATATGCGCTTCGACCAGATCCAGAACAGGCTGACGCGCGCGGAAACCACAACCGATTCTGCGCTCAAGAACCTCGAATCAACGATGTCCGGCCTCGACGAACGGATCGGTGACGTGGCCAGCAAGATGGATCCTGATCTTGCCGACCGCCTGCGCAGCGAATTTGAGTCCCGCCTGGAAGACATGATGTCCTCCGTCCGCGAGACGGTGGATTCGGTCCGCCAGGAACTGGCAGAAGAGATCGCGCGCACAGCAACGAACGCCGATGAAGAGGCGATCGCTGAAATGAAAGACACGCTCGGCGGCATGCAGGAGCGGCTGGAAGCCAGCGAGGAACGCCAGGCAGGCGCAATCGAGAAAGTGTCGGAACAGGTCGGCGCCCTCAACGACACTTTCGATACCCGTCTGCGTGAGGTCGAAGAACGCAGCGACGCCGCTGCCGGTGAAGCGGTTCGTGAGGAAATCGAACGCCTGGGCAAAACTGTCAGCGACAGAATCGATGAGCTGGCCGAGGATCTGACCCAACGCGTCAACGACAGTGAGTCGCGCAGTGCCGAGGCGATCGAACAGATCGGCGACCAGGTTGCCGCTGCCACCAACCGCCTGCAGACCCGTCAGAACGAAGCGATCAAAACGCTTGCTGAGCAGGTTGACGAGAACCGCCGCAAAGCAGACGAGCGCCTGTCCGATGCCCTGGCAGGTGTGACCGAACGCCTGGAACAGATGCAGTCGCAGGCGAACGAGTCGCTCTCCCCTGTTCAGAAAGCCATTGCGATGCTGGCCTCCCGGTTGGACAGCCTGGAGGATGACACTCAGTCGACCGGCGGCCCTGTCGACCTGGATGCCGTTCCGGCAAGCCTGGCAAACGTCGATGACGATCCGTTGTCGGACAGTCAATTCGAGGCCTTTGAAGATGCCGAAAATCTCGACACCTTCGAGGACTTCGACACATTCAATGCGTTTGCAGACCTGGAGACGGCAGACGAACCAGACGCCGATGTCGCCCCAGTGGTCACGCTGCCTGAGGCTGCAGAAGCAGCTCCTGACGCTCAGCCTGCTGCAGAACCTCCTTCCGATACGTCTGAAGACGCCATGGGCGTTGCATTCGAAGATGACGCTGAGTACTCGCTTCCGACCGAAGAGGAAGACGACGCCGAAACCTTCGAGGCGGGCATCGAGTCCTGGAATGCCGAACCGGAACAGGACGTACAGCACGAAACGGCTGACTCTTTTGACGACGATTTTGATGCCATCCGCGCTGCCGTCGAAGGGCTGAGCTTTGCGACTCAGGAAGCAGAAGCCAAACCCGAGGCGACTGCGGCGGCCGATGAAGCAGGCACAGACGAGGCCGGCTTTGAGGACGAGCTCGACCTGCTTGCGGAAGAAGGCGATGATGATTTCATCGACCCGCTGGAGGCTCTGGCCGGATTGGAAGATCTCGACGAGGCACACACCGAAGCGCGCGAATCCGACATCTTCGACGATGAGGAATTCGAAGCGCTGGACCTGCCGTCTGCCGACGCGCCTGAGCTGGAACCTGTGGCTGCTGCGGACGCAGAAACCGAGGTTGAAGACGACAAGGAACTCGACGCTGACACCGCGGACTATCTGACCCGCGCGCGTAAAGCCGCCATGGCGGCCAGCTTCGGCAAGAGCAACATGCAGACTGTCGGTGCTTCAGGACGTCCCGTGGTCCGTATGACATCCGGTGGCGGGGTCAGCCGCATGCCCCTGATTGCTGCTGCATCTGCCGTCGCCGTCGCCGGTGTCGCGGCTGGCGGTTATCTCTACATCCGAGGCAAACAGGACGCGCCGGTGCAGGCCGCACCGGCAAGCACTTACGTAGATCCGGGCGCGACCGAGATAGCCGAACCTGCCTCCGACATGACGGCGCCCGTGGCACCTGTGGATGAGGCATCCGTCACGGACATGGAAGAAGACCTGTTCGGCGAGCCAGACACACCCGCCGGTCCGGCTCAATACGCCCCGGTTCCCCCTGTTGTGACCGTGCAGGCCTCGGCCGCCGCCGGAAACTATATCGCCCAGTACCAGCTGGCGCAGGAAAAGCTGACGGCCGGTGACTATGCCGATGGCGCCGCCCTCATGCGCAAAGCCGCCCAGAAAGGCCTGCCGATTGCCCAATACGCGCTCGCCAAGCTGCATGAGCGTGGAACCGGCGTTCCGAAGGATCTCTCGCTCGCGCGGGAATGGACGGAAAAGGCCGCCATGGGCGGGAACGTGAAAGCGATGCACGATCTTGCCGTCTTCATGGCCGAGGGCGAAGGCGGTGAACAGACCTATGCTGGTGCTGTGGAGTGGTTCCGCAAAGGCGCCGAATATGGCGTGGTCGACAGCCAGTACAATCTCGGCGTCCTTTATCAGCAAGGCCTCGGCATCAGCCCGAACCTGACCGAATCCCTGTTCTGGTTCGACGTTGCCAATCGCAATGGCGATGGCGGCGCACCGGCCAAGATCGCGCAACTTATGGAACGCGTTTCACCGGAAGCTGCTGCACAGGCCCGCAGCCGGGCGGCCAGCTGGCAACCCGCTACGGCAAACGCGATTGCCAATGGCCGCTTCGGTGCCCAGCCATGGAATTTGGGTAACCCGCTCCAGATCCAGGCCATCCAGAAGGCGCTGAATGCCCTGGGCTACGCCGCCGGCACACCGGACGGCATCATGGGGAATGGAACAGCGACCGCGATCCGTGAATATCAGATCTCCAACAACCTGCCCGTTACCGGCACGGTCACCGAAGATCTGATCGATACGCTGAACGCTGGCGCAACGGCCAGCTGA
- the gcvH gene encoding glycine cleavage system protein GcvH, with amino-acid sequence MTRYTQPTTFYTTDHEWVTVHNDLATVGITHYAENALGDIVFVELPDVGAEFAPGDDMAVVESVKAASDVYAPIHGKVVEVNPALGDKPETVNESPTEKGWFCVLEIKDGAEIAGLMDEAAYKAYCENL; translated from the coding sequence ATGACCCGCTACACACAGCCGACGACCTTCTACACCACGGACCATGAATGGGTGACGGTTCACAATGACCTCGCCACCGTGGGCATCACGCACTATGCCGAAAACGCGCTCGGCGACATCGTTTTCGTTGAACTGCCGGATGTCGGCGCCGAGTTCGCACCGGGCGACGACATGGCCGTTGTCGAGTCTGTAAAGGCCGCCTCGGACGTCTACGCGCCGATCCACGGCAAAGTGGTCGAGGTCAATCCGGCGCTCGGCGACAAGCCGGAGACGGTGAACGAATCCCCGACCGAAAAAGGCTGGTTCTGCGTCCTCGAAATCAAGGACGGCGCCGAGATTGCCGGCCTGATGGATGAGGCTGCCTACAAGGCCTATTGCGAAAACCTCTGA
- the gcvPB gene encoding aminomethyl-transferring glycine dehydrogenase subunit GcvPB, whose translation MTMNTQGRPTTPESVSMSSIETVSGSRGLLQAEGLIFEIGTPETTGVDLPAPKGTKNRLGGVARKQPTGLPGLSEPQAVRHYMRLSQKNYAIDLGLFPLGSCTMKHNPRLNEKIARLPGFGDIHPLQPQATVQGALELIDELATWLKTLTNMPAVAMSPKAGAHGEFCGMMTIRQALIARGEVETRKRVLVPESAHGTNPATAVQCGFVVDEIKANKRGRVDMDDLKAKLEKSDDIAGIMLTNPNTCGLFETDIKEIADLIHEAGGYFYCDGANFNAIVGRVRPGDLGIDAMHINLHKTFSTPHGGGGPGSGPTVLSEALAPYAPVPFVVKDADGMFRLVEDIEGEASESFGRMAAFHGQMGMFVRALTYILSHGADGLKQASEDAVLNANYVQARLKSVMTAPFEGYCMHEALFSDAFTAEGIETIDIAKALIDEGYHPMTMYFPLVVHGAMLIEPTESESKAELDRFCDSLESIARRAAQGDEALKGAPYLAPMRRLDETKAARKPVLKWEEPVVAPPVAAE comes from the coding sequence ATGACCATGAACACACAGGGCCGTCCCACCACTCCGGAGTCTGTCTCCATGTCTTCCATTGAAACCGTTTCCGGATCGCGTGGTCTTCTGCAGGCGGAAGGTCTGATCTTCGAGATCGGCACGCCGGAGACGACCGGCGTCGACCTGCCGGCGCCGAAAGGCACTAAGAACCGTCTTGGCGGCGTGGCGCGCAAGCAGCCGACCGGCCTGCCGGGCCTGTCCGAGCCGCAGGCGGTGCGCCACTATATGCGCCTCAGCCAGAAGAACTATGCCATCGACCTTGGCCTGTTCCCGCTGGGCAGCTGCACGATGAAGCACAATCCGCGTCTCAATGAGAAGATCGCGCGCCTGCCGGGCTTTGGTGACATCCACCCGCTGCAGCCGCAGGCGACTGTTCAGGGCGCGCTGGAGCTGATCGACGAACTGGCGACCTGGCTGAAGACACTGACCAACATGCCCGCCGTGGCGATGAGTCCGAAGGCCGGCGCGCATGGCGAGTTCTGCGGCATGATGACGATCCGCCAGGCGCTGATCGCGCGCGGCGAAGTGGAAACGCGCAAGCGTGTTCTGGTGCCGGAGTCTGCCCACGGAACGAACCCGGCGACCGCTGTCCAGTGCGGCTTCGTGGTCGATGAGATTAAGGCCAACAAACGCGGCCGGGTCGATATGGATGACCTGAAAGCGAAGCTGGAAAAGTCTGACGACATTGCCGGCATCATGCTGACCAATCCGAATACGTGCGGCCTGTTTGAAACCGATATCAAGGAAATCGCCGACCTGATCCATGAGGCGGGCGGATATTTCTATTGCGACGGGGCGAACTTCAACGCCATCGTCGGCCGGGTGCGCCCGGGCGATCTCGGCATCGATGCGATGCACATCAATCTGCACAAGACTTTCTCTACCCCGCATGGCGGCGGTGGCCCCGGCTCTGGCCCGACGGTCCTGTCCGAAGCGCTGGCGCCCTATGCACCGGTGCCGTTCGTGGTGAAGGATGCCGACGGCATGTTCCGCCTTGTCGAGGACATCGAGGGCGAGGCGTCAGAAAGCTTTGGCCGCATGGCAGCCTTCCATGGCCAGATGGGCATGTTCGTGCGGGCGCTGACCTACATTCTCAGCCACGGCGCCGATGGCCTGAAACAGGCGTCGGAAGATGCCGTGCTGAACGCCAACTATGTCCAGGCGCGCCTCAAGAGCGTGATGACCGCGCCGTTTGAAGGCTATTGCATGCACGAAGCGCTGTTCTCGGATGCGTTCACGGCTGAAGGCATCGAGACAATCGACATCGCCAAGGCGCTGATCGACGAGGGATACCATCCGATGACGATGTATTTCCCGCTGGTTGTGCACGGCGCCATGCTGATCGAGCCGACGGAATCTGAATCGAAAGCGGAGCTGGACCGTTTCTGCGATTCGCTGGAATCCATCGCCCGCCGGGCTGCGCAGGGCGACGAAGCGCTGAAAGGCGCGCCTTATCTTGCGCCGATGCGCCGTCTCGACGAGACGAAAGCGGCACGCAAGCCCGTGCTCAAATGGGAAGAGCCGGTGGTCGCGCCTCCGGTTGCGGCCGAATAG